A region of Drosophila mauritiana strain mau12 chromosome 3L, ASM438214v1, whole genome shotgun sequence DNA encodes the following proteins:
- the LOC117142111 gene encoding serine/arginine repetitive matrix protein 2 isoform X1, protein MLSSEIYSNTTTSTATAAVGTTATASAATASTTTTTTEATTVKVVKPKKRRKRRKRAGHAITTTTTEKSAAISTPGSKTSSPRTQTGEPASSAPSATSNGARKTKAPYFQHDNREYLAKYESFRLTAHTWNYAAVARKFKPLRPALASGANKTRRPAVSKRTHPDCACACQQKDQEPALEPAHRTAENSIQKELPPSSQMKINIDGSVLLELLKYSSSSLLGTLLGAGSAVATSARDTHQIAEAQQQKNARLREAFNISEYFVEGSSFDGDRKAKEDLAKSVALQKELDAQRESLAAAAAAAAAGKDKETGKRYALVRTPSRERDRDAGDAAANGDERDHVSKTDKKKHKKRARESSASPERKKKKKSKKHKKESKSKKKKSRKRKHSESGLDSDRDSDEEDDSSEEERRESKSARKKVKKDKKKRDKKLKKKSRARATSSDSEPTNSPSRKENKSDRSRGAKASKSDDKAPQQENVMRSRSRERKDTKSRPLEASIDSRQHKPRGRSAATPPRKKTERHRERSKDRQRSKEEHRSRDRQRSRERQRSKERQRSRERQRSKERQRSKERQRSIERQRSKERQRSKENQRSKERQRSRSKDVLRCKEKPQSKEKERSRERRRSKSKDRQRSKDRLRPKDEKQSVDKRRDRSTDRKENQRSNVRQRSNERQRSKDRERSKDRQRSRERRRSKDRQLSKDRPGLKERQRSNERKRSKERQPSRERQRSRERQRSREPLQSKDRPRSKERQRSRERPAKEPRPTRSPRERSSKSRDDRRQRSPTNASRKQNDDTKLSRNARFKSPPNSPGALPKKSVPTPAFNPFKAAEDTVNDILGTKSVMVALEQTKRKRAASSSSSDSGSSSSSSTSSRTPSPKPTPRKQKKRSKTPEQKEVKKEVSPKKESRVSVKREQSNSPQKSKSKSKVDDPSPKRTSRRSRSVSSELRYSPAERHPERYHDIVRDKTRPSKVREAHSTKPAPVVRLRAQSDDGSDAETGVDGAALEEFQQSRREHEEQQELRMLEQLKSGIAAKAKQKIKIMEKDPAKEGSEVSGSDQVTATKRNSLSEFLVANNVTALINTLTTTTVTLTTTPPPPLAVIVPLEQRQEQPQQRDPDRELSVPVEDPVKKRDTSTPPVCKTPQVAANGDAKSPTLVHKNHVHHNRPPPQHMHHHSQQQHHQHPPGKRIFHNRTLNNNPNSRHSTNNPHACVGGGVPHSNSNSSNSGGNSNNAAMLPFLAGTPGTYNRTTNRLNHGPLLTATHYNICKNHQHSLQQQQAHHLARGLVYNSALFGHGQRHPGLLSLTGAGVGMNGPGAPLLGHPSHVRGGGGPISFNAAAAAAAVAANSISYLHHHHQHQQKPKIVIKPFKIHDPQPLVAALADSSLVDAIVSKVSTATVAAAESAARRSRSRDRRSRSKRRTSTSHHRHDSSSESRSRYSTSSSRTGSHSSRSGSHSSRSSCSSNSSSGSSSSGSGSGSSQSGSRSPSIPRRRGSPSFLDRRRITSRRSPRSSTRR, encoded by the exons ATGCTCTCCTCGGAGATTTATAGCAACACCACCACATCCACGGCTACGGCTGCAGTGGGAACCACAGCGACTGCCTCGGCGGCCACTGCATCCACGACGACAACAACGACGGAAGCCACCACGGTGAAGGTGGTGAAACCGAAGAAACGCCGCAAGCGACGCAAACGCGCAGGTCACGCAattaccaccaccaccacagaAAAGAGCGCCGCCATCAGCACTCCCGGTAGCAAAACGAGCAGTCCCCGCACCCAAACCGGGGAGCCCGCTTCCTCTGCTCCGTCTGCCACCTCAAATGGGGCCAGGAAGACCAAGGCACCCTACTTCCAGCACGACAACCGCGAGTACCTGGCCAAGTACGAGAGCTTCCGTTTGACCGCCCACACGTGGAACTACGCGGCGGTGGCCAGGAAGTTTAAGCCCTTGCGGCCGGCGTTGGCAAGCGGCGCCAACAAGACCAGGCGACCAGCAGTCTCCAAGAGGACTCACCCGGACTGCGCTTGCGCCTGCCAACAGAAGGACCAGGAGCCGGCACTTGAGCCGGCCCACCGAACAGCTGAGAACTCTATCCAGAAGGAGCTGCCGCCTTCGTCACAGATGAAAATCAATATCGATGGCAGCGTCCTGCTTGAGCTGCTCAAGTATTCCTCGAGCAGTCTGCTGGGGACACTGCTGGGAGCCGGCAGTGCTGTGGCCACAAG TGCTCGTGACACCCATCAAATAGCCGAGGCTCAACAGCAAAAGAACGCCAGGTTGCGCGAGGCCTTCAACATATCCGAGTACTTCGTCGAGGGCAGCAGCTTCGACGGCGATCGCAAGGCGAAGGAAGACCTGGCCAAAAGCGTGGCTCTCCAAAAGGAACTGGACGCCCAGCGCGAGAGCctggcagcggcggcagctgccGCAGCAGCCGGCAAGGACAAGGAGACCGGGAAGCGGTACGCCCTAGTGCGCACTCCTTCCCGCGAACGGGATCGCGATGCTGGCGATGCGGCAGCCAATGGCGACGAACGCGATCATGTCTCCAAGACGGACAAAAAGAAGCACAAGAAGCGCGCCAGAGAGAG TTCGGCCAGTCCTGAgcgcaagaagaagaagaagtcgAAGAAGCACAAGAAAGAGAG TAAGTCAAAGAAGAAAAAGTCGCGCAAGCGCAAGCACAGCGAGAGTGGCCTGGACAGCGACCGGGATAGCGATGAGGAGGATGACAGCAGCGAGGAGGAGCGACGCGAGTCGAAGAGTGCCCGAAAGAAGGTCAAGAAGGACAAG AAAAAACGCGACAAGAAGCTGAAAAAGAAGTCACGCGCACGGGCCACTTCCTCGGACTCGGAGCCCACGAA CTCTCCCTCGCGGAAGGAGAACAAATCGGACAGGTCCCGTGGGGCAAAGGCTTCCAAGTCCGATGACAAGGCTCCGCAGCAGGAAAATGTCATGCGCAGTCGTTCTCGCGAGCGCAAGGATACGAAATCCAGGCCACTCGAAGCCTCCATAGACAGTCGTCAACACAAGCCGAGGGGACGATCAGCGGCTACTCCACCGCGCAAGAAGACGGAAAGACATCGAGAGCGCTCTAAGGATAGGCAGCGCTCCAAGGAGGAGCACAGATCGAGGGACAGACAGCGATCTAGGGAGAGGCAGCGGTCTAAGGAAAGACAGCGATCTAGGGAGAGGCAGCGGTCTAAGGAAAGACAGCGGTCCAAAGAAAGACAGCGCTCTATTGAAAGACAGCGATCCAAAGAAAGACAAAGATCCAAGGAAAACCAGAGATCCAAGGAAAGACAGCGGTCCAGGTCGAAGGACGTACTGAGATGCAAGGAGAAACCGCAATCCAAGGAAAAAGAACGATCCAGGGAAAGACGTCGATCGAAATCTAAGGATAGACAAAGGTCCAAGGACAGACTCAGGCCTAAGGATGAAAAACAATCAGTGGACAAAAGGCGAGATAGATCCACGGATCGGAAGGAAAATCAACGTTCCAACGTGCGGCAACGGTCGAATGAGAGGCAGCGCTCGAAGGATAGGGAGCGCTCGAAGGATAGACAGCGTTCAAGGGAGAGGCGACGCTCTAAGGATAGGCAACTGTCCAAGGATAGGCCAGGCTTAAAGGAAAGGCAGCGTTCCAACGAGAGGAAACGATCAAAGGAGAGACAGCCCTCCAGGGAAAGACAGCGTTCAAGGGAAAGGCAGCGCTCTAGGGAGCCACTGCAATCAAAGGATAGGCCACGTTCCAAGGAGCGGCAGCGTTCCAGAGAACGTCCAGCCAAGGAACCCCGGCCCACACGATCGCCAAGAGAGCGCAGTTCCAAATCAAGAGACGACCGCCGACAGCGGTCTCCTACCAATGCTAGCAGGAAGCAAAACGATGACACTAAATTAAGCCGCAATGCCCGATTCAAATCGCCACCCAATTCCCCAGGGGCGCTACCGAAGAAGTCGGTGCCAACGCCAGCCTTCAATCCCTTTAAAGCGGCCGAGGACACTGTTAACGACATCCTTGGCACAAAGTCGGTGATGGTGGCCCTGGAACAGACTAAGCGAAAGCGGGCGGCTTCCAGCTCTAGCTCGGATTCCGGCAGCTCCAGTAGTAGCTCGACTTCCTCGCGTACGCCATCGCCTAAGCCCACACCAAGGAAACAAAAGAAGAGGAGCAAGACTCCAGAGCAAAAAGAGGTTAAGAAGGAGGTCAGCCCCAAGAAGGAGAGCCGCGTTAGCGTGAAACGGGAGCAATCGAACTCCCCGCAAAAGTCAAAGTCAAAGAGCAAGGTGGACGACCCGAGTCCCAAGCGTACGAGCCGTCGTTCTCGCTCCGTTTCCTCTGAGCTGCGGTACTCGCCAGCTGAACGTCATCCGGAACGCTACCACGACATTGTGCGGGACAAAACGCGACCGTCCAAAGTTAGGGAAGCCCACTCGACGAAACCCGCTCCAGTGGTCCGCCTGAGGGCACAAAGCGACGACGGCAGCGATGCGGAAACAGGAGTAGATGGTGCCGCCTTAGAGGAATTCCAGCAGAGCAGGCGAGAACACGAGGAACAGCAGGAGCTGCGCATGCTGGAGCAACTGAAGTCTGGGATAGCGGCCAAGGCCAAGCAAAAGATCAAGATCATGGAGAAAGACCCGGCCAAAGAGGGCAGCGAAGTAAGTGGCAGTGACCAGGTGACGGCTACCAAACGTAACTCGCTAAGCGAATTCCTTGTTGCTAACAACGTGACCGCTTTGATTAACACACTGACTACAACAACGGTAACACTGACAACGACGCCCCCGCCGCCTTTGGCGGTGATTGTGCCGCTGGAGCAGCGCCAGGAGCAGCCTCAGCAGCGGGATCCTGATCGAGAGCTGTCTGTGCCTGTGGAGGATCCGGTCAAGAAAAGGGACACCAGCACACCGCCCGTTTGCAAGACGCCCCAAGTGGCGGCGAATGGCGACGCAAAGAGTCCGACATTGGTTCACAAGAACCACGTGCACCACAACAGGCCGCCTCCGCAGCATATGCATCACcactcgcagcagcagcatcaccaGCATCCTCCGGGGAAGCGTATCTTCCACAACCGCACGCTGAACAATAACCCTAACAGTAGACATAGTACTAACAACCCTCATGCATGTGTTGGTGGCGGGGTACCTCATTCGAATTCCAACAGTAGCAATAGCGGCGGGAACAGCAACAACGCGGCCATGCTCCCGTTTCTGGCGGGTACTCCAGGCACATACAATCGCACCACAAACCGGCTCAACCACGGTCCCCTGCTAACCGCCACACACTACAACATCTGCAAGAACCACCAGCACagcctgcagcagcagcaggcgcacCACCTGGCTCGTGGCCTGGTCTACAACTCGGCTCTCTTCGGCCATGGACAGCGTCATCCGGGACTGCTGTCCCTGACGGGAGCTGGTGTGGGCATGAATGGGCCAGGTGCTCCGCTGTTGGGTCATCCGTCGCATGTCCGGGGTGGTGGCGGGCCCATTAGCTTCAatgcggcggcggcggctgcggcTGTGGCCGCCAATAGTATTAGCTACcttcatcatcaccatcaacACCAACAGAAACCGAAAATCGTTATAAAACCATTCAAAATTCACGATCCACAGCCCCTAGTCGCAGCGCTCGCAGACAGCTCACTGGTGGATGCCATCGTCTCCAAGGTATCCACGGCCAccgtggcggcggcggagaGTGCGGCCCGTAGAAGCCGCAGTCGCGATCGTCGGAGTCGCAGCAAGAGGCGCACCAGCACCAGCCATCATCGACATGACTCCAGCAGTGAGTCGAGATC GCGGTACAGCACTTCCAGCAGTCGCACCGGATCGCACAGCTCCAGATCCGGGTCGCACTCCTCCcgctccagctgctcctcgaACAGCAGCTCGGgcagctcctcctccggcAGCGGATCCGGATCATCACAGTCCGGCTCTCGATCGCCCTCCATCCCAAGGCGTCGCGGCTCGCCAAGCTTTCTGGACAGACGTCGCATAACGAG CCGTCGATCGCCGCGCAGCAGCACAAGACGCTAG
- the LOC117142111 gene encoding serine/arginine repetitive matrix protein 2 isoform X7 gives MYNGIGLTTPRGSGTNGHVQRNWACVRPGKKDKDYRAEDDTKKLDAQLNRPPNKEILDHDRKRKIEVKCLELEDILEKQGHTPEEIKSQVDSFRQKLMGQGKTDLAKDEFGRVAARDTHQIAEAQQQKNARLREAFNISEYFVEGSSFDGDRKAKEDLAKSVALQKELDAQRESLAAAAAAAAAGKDKETGKRYALVRTPSRERDRDAGDAAANGDERDHVSKTDKKKHKKRARESSASPERKKKKKSKKHKKERDSYEKESKKKRKATYK, from the exons ATGTACAACGGCATTGGCCTGACCACGCCCCGTGGCTCCGGCACCAATGGGCACGTCCAGCGGAACTGGGCATGTGTGCGGCCCGGGAAGAAGGACAAGGACTACCGCGCCGAGGACGACACGAAGAAGCTGGACGCCCAGCTGAACCGGCCGCCGAACAAGGAGATCCTAGACCACGACCGCAAGCGCAAGATCGAAGTCAAGTGCCTGGAATTGGAGGACATTCTCGAGAAGCAGGG ACACACCCCGGAGGAAATCAAGTCGCAGGTGGACTCCTTCCGCCAGAAGTTGATGGGACAGGGCAAAACAGATCTGGCCAAAGATGAATTCGGACGCGTAGC TGCTCGTGACACCCATCAAATAGCCGAGGCTCAACAGCAAAAGAACGCCAGGTTGCGCGAGGCCTTCAACATATCCGAGTACTTCGTCGAGGGCAGCAGCTTCGACGGCGATCGCAAGGCGAAGGAAGACCTGGCCAAAAGCGTGGCTCTCCAAAAGGAACTGGACGCCCAGCGCGAGAGCctggcagcggcggcagctgccGCAGCAGCCGGCAAGGACAAGGAGACCGGGAAGCGGTACGCCCTAGTGCGCACTCCTTCCCGCGAACGGGATCGCGATGCTGGCGATGCGGCAGCCAATGGCGACGAACGCGATCATGTCTCCAAGACGGACAAAAAGAAGCACAAGAAGCGCGCCAGAGAGAG TTCGGCCAGTCCTGAgcgcaagaagaagaagaagtcgAAGAAGCACAAGAAAGAGAG GGACTCATATGAGAAAGAAAGTAAAAAGAAGCGAAAAGCCACGTAcaaatga
- the LOC117142111 gene encoding serine/arginine repetitive matrix protein 2 isoform X6: MYNGIGLTTPRGSGTNGHVQRNWACVRPGKKDKDYRAEDDTKKLDAQLNRPPNKEILDHDRKRKIEVKCLELEDILEKQGHTPEEIKSQVDSFRQKLMGQGKTDLAKDEFGRVAARDTHQIAEAQQQKNARLREAFNISEYFVEGSSFDGDRKAKEDLAKSVALQKELDAQRESLAAAAAAAAAGKDKETGKRYALVRTPSRERDRDAGDAAANGDERDHVSKTDKKKHKKRARESSASPERKKKKKSKKHKKESKSKKKKSRKRKHSESGLDSDRDSDEEDDSSEEERRESKSARKKVKKDKKKRDKKLKKKSRARATSSDSEPTNSPSRKENKSDRSRGAKASKSDDKAPQQENVMRSRSRERKDTKSRPLEASIDSRQHKPRGRSAATPPRKKTERHRERSKDRQRSKEEHRSRDRQRSRERQRSKERQRSRERQRSKERQRSKERQRSIERQRSKERQRSKENQRSKERQRSRSKDVLRCKEKPQSKEKERSRERRRSKSKDRQRSKDRLRPKDEKQSVDKRRDRSTDRKENQRSNVRQRSNERQRSKDRERSKDRQRSRERRRSKDRQLSKDRPGLKERQRSNERKRSKERQPSRERQRSRERQRSREPLQSKDRPRSKERQRSRERPAKEPRPTRSPRERSSKSRDDRRQRSPTNASRKQNDDTKLSRNARFKSPPNSPGALPKKSVPTPAFNPFKAAEDTVNDILGTKSVMVALEQTKRKRAASSSSSDSGSSSSSSTSSRTPSPKPTPRKQKKRSKTPEQKEVKKEVSPKKESRVSVKREQSNSPQKSKSKSKVDDPSPKRTSRRSRSVSSELRYSPAERHPERYHDIVRDKTRPSKVREAHSTKPAPVVRLRAQSDDGSDAETGVDGAALEEFQQSRREHEEQQELRMLEQLKSGIAAKAKQKIKIMEKDPAKEGSEPLVAALADSSLVDAIVSKVSTATVAAAESAARRSRSRDRRSRSKRRTSTSHHRHDSSSESRSRYSTSSSRTGSHSSRSGSHSSRSSCSSNSSSGSSSSGSGSGSSQSGSRSPSIPRRRGSPSFLDRRRITSRRSPRSSTRR; encoded by the exons ATGTACAACGGCATTGGCCTGACCACGCCCCGTGGCTCCGGCACCAATGGGCACGTCCAGCGGAACTGGGCATGTGTGCGGCCCGGGAAGAAGGACAAGGACTACCGCGCCGAGGACGACACGAAGAAGCTGGACGCCCAGCTGAACCGGCCGCCGAACAAGGAGATCCTAGACCACGACCGCAAGCGCAAGATCGAAGTCAAGTGCCTGGAATTGGAGGACATTCTCGAGAAGCAGGG ACACACCCCGGAGGAAATCAAGTCGCAGGTGGACTCCTTCCGCCAGAAGTTGATGGGACAGGGCAAAACAGATCTGGCCAAAGATGAATTCGGACGCGTAGC TGCTCGTGACACCCATCAAATAGCCGAGGCTCAACAGCAAAAGAACGCCAGGTTGCGCGAGGCCTTCAACATATCCGAGTACTTCGTCGAGGGCAGCAGCTTCGACGGCGATCGCAAGGCGAAGGAAGACCTGGCCAAAAGCGTGGCTCTCCAAAAGGAACTGGACGCCCAGCGCGAGAGCctggcagcggcggcagctgccGCAGCAGCCGGCAAGGACAAGGAGACCGGGAAGCGGTACGCCCTAGTGCGCACTCCTTCCCGCGAACGGGATCGCGATGCTGGCGATGCGGCAGCCAATGGCGACGAACGCGATCATGTCTCCAAGACGGACAAAAAGAAGCACAAGAAGCGCGCCAGAGAGAG TTCGGCCAGTCCTGAgcgcaagaagaagaagaagtcgAAGAAGCACAAGAAAGAGAG TAAGTCAAAGAAGAAAAAGTCGCGCAAGCGCAAGCACAGCGAGAGTGGCCTGGACAGCGACCGGGATAGCGATGAGGAGGATGACAGCAGCGAGGAGGAGCGACGCGAGTCGAAGAGTGCCCGAAAGAAGGTCAAGAAGGACAAG AAAAAACGCGACAAGAAGCTGAAAAAGAAGTCACGCGCACGGGCCACTTCCTCGGACTCGGAGCCCACGAA CTCTCCCTCGCGGAAGGAGAACAAATCGGACAGGTCCCGTGGGGCAAAGGCTTCCAAGTCCGATGACAAGGCTCCGCAGCAGGAAAATGTCATGCGCAGTCGTTCTCGCGAGCGCAAGGATACGAAATCCAGGCCACTCGAAGCCTCCATAGACAGTCGTCAACACAAGCCGAGGGGACGATCAGCGGCTACTCCACCGCGCAAGAAGACGGAAAGACATCGAGAGCGCTCTAAGGATAGGCAGCGCTCCAAGGAGGAGCACAGATCGAGGGACAGACAGCGATCTAGGGAGAGGCAGCGGTCTAAGGAAAGACAGCGATCTAGGGAGAGGCAGCGGTCTAAGGAAAGACAGCGGTCCAAAGAAAGACAGCGCTCTATTGAAAGACAGCGATCCAAAGAAAGACAAAGATCCAAGGAAAACCAGAGATCCAAGGAAAGACAGCGGTCCAGGTCGAAGGACGTACTGAGATGCAAGGAGAAACCGCAATCCAAGGAAAAAGAACGATCCAGGGAAAGACGTCGATCGAAATCTAAGGATAGACAAAGGTCCAAGGACAGACTCAGGCCTAAGGATGAAAAACAATCAGTGGACAAAAGGCGAGATAGATCCACGGATCGGAAGGAAAATCAACGTTCCAACGTGCGGCAACGGTCGAATGAGAGGCAGCGCTCGAAGGATAGGGAGCGCTCGAAGGATAGACAGCGTTCAAGGGAGAGGCGACGCTCTAAGGATAGGCAACTGTCCAAGGATAGGCCAGGCTTAAAGGAAAGGCAGCGTTCCAACGAGAGGAAACGATCAAAGGAGAGACAGCCCTCCAGGGAAAGACAGCGTTCAAGGGAAAGGCAGCGCTCTAGGGAGCCACTGCAATCAAAGGATAGGCCACGTTCCAAGGAGCGGCAGCGTTCCAGAGAACGTCCAGCCAAGGAACCCCGGCCCACACGATCGCCAAGAGAGCGCAGTTCCAAATCAAGAGACGACCGCCGACAGCGGTCTCCTACCAATGCTAGCAGGAAGCAAAACGATGACACTAAATTAAGCCGCAATGCCCGATTCAAATCGCCACCCAATTCCCCAGGGGCGCTACCGAAGAAGTCGGTGCCAACGCCAGCCTTCAATCCCTTTAAAGCGGCCGAGGACACTGTTAACGACATCCTTGGCACAAAGTCGGTGATGGTGGCCCTGGAACAGACTAAGCGAAAGCGGGCGGCTTCCAGCTCTAGCTCGGATTCCGGCAGCTCCAGTAGTAGCTCGACTTCCTCGCGTACGCCATCGCCTAAGCCCACACCAAGGAAACAAAAGAAGAGGAGCAAGACTCCAGAGCAAAAAGAGGTTAAGAAGGAGGTCAGCCCCAAGAAGGAGAGCCGCGTTAGCGTGAAACGGGAGCAATCGAACTCCCCGCAAAAGTCAAAGTCAAAGAGCAAGGTGGACGACCCGAGTCCCAAGCGTACGAGCCGTCGTTCTCGCTCCGTTTCCTCTGAGCTGCGGTACTCGCCAGCTGAACGTCATCCGGAACGCTACCACGACATTGTGCGGGACAAAACGCGACCGTCCAAAGTTAGGGAAGCCCACTCGACGAAACCCGCTCCAGTGGTCCGCCTGAGGGCACAAAGCGACGACGGCAGCGATGCGGAAACAGGAGTAGATGGTGCCGCCTTAGAGGAATTCCAGCAGAGCAGGCGAGAACACGAGGAACAGCAGGAGCTGCGCATGCTGGAGCAACTGAAGTCTGGGATAGCGGCCAAGGCCAAGCAAAAGATCAAGATCATGGAGAAAGACCCGGCCAAAGAGGGCAGCGAA CCCCTAGTCGCAGCGCTCGCAGACAGCTCACTGGTGGATGCCATCGTCTCCAAGGTATCCACGGCCAccgtggcggcggcggagaGTGCGGCCCGTAGAAGCCGCAGTCGCGATCGTCGGAGTCGCAGCAAGAGGCGCACCAGCACCAGCCATCATCGACATGACTCCAGCAGTGAGTCGAGATC GCGGTACAGCACTTCCAGCAGTCGCACCGGATCGCACAGCTCCAGATCCGGGTCGCACTCCTCCcgctccagctgctcctcgaACAGCAGCTCGGgcagctcctcctccggcAGCGGATCCGGATCATCACAGTCCGGCTCTCGATCGCCCTCCATCCCAAGGCGTCGCGGCTCGCCAAGCTTTCTGGACAGACGTCGCATAACGAG CCGTCGATCGCCGCGCAGCAGCACAAGACGCTAG